A section of the Dehalobacter sp. DCM genome encodes:
- a CDS encoding molybdopterin-dependent oxidoreductase has translation MAKLHWKENAAPAVTELEDGTKIYRTNAWSPPGCHAVGCGLRIFVKDGELQKVEGDPDQPITKGRLCVRCLTMKEYFYHPDRIKYPMKRVGKRGENKWQRITWDEAYDTIVEKYHECVEKWGVNSVSVFAGTGREACRYHTPLCLGVFGSKTIVHPNSGWSCLVPRQAVMTWILGSAYVDFDYAAGLPLRYDDPNWEPPKYMLIWGRDPLRCNADGMWGHSMVELMKLGTKLITVDPRANWLATRSEYHLQLRPGTDAALALAILDAVIKTDKYDKEFVEKWCYGFDELAERAAQHSPEWAEKITGVPAEDIYAIAECLVQKPSSACVGLAIDQNPNTIQIGHALYSIFAITGNMDIPGGLFMGQPSIFPGRAQDKKSSEIHEEPEEEFEGIGYKEFPAIPLIVNTTHPDCTLDTLETGRPYPIKFAFIQSSNLLASSIVVQPSRWYEAMRKLEFIVASDIFMNPTIAGLADIVLPISTSLEHEGIITRTGASQPGQFSAIVKVMENYGETKSDLEICLDLYHRLHPDSDDPRWKDTDSYLSSDLARINGANVTFPELRERVSGQYELEYRKYEKGLLRPDGEPGFNTITGKIELFSTMLGALDEDPLPYYQEPKFSAVSRPDMAKDYPMTMTTGARRFTSFHSEHRQIKTLREIHPWPTVEINSKTAEAKGITEGSWVYVENPWGRAKLNAHLTPTLIEDVVSMDHGWWYPEKGEEDMFDVWDCNINNLIPNKENGKLGFGTHFKCMPCTIYRAE, from the coding sequence ATGGCAAAACTACATTGGAAAGAAAATGCTGCTCCAGCCGTTACAGAATTAGAAGACGGTACTAAGATCTATCGTACCAATGCTTGGTCACCCCCTGGGTGTCATGCGGTCGGCTGTGGTCTGCGTATTTTTGTGAAAGACGGTGAACTTCAGAAAGTAGAAGGTGATCCCGATCAGCCGATTACCAAAGGTCGTCTGTGTGTTCGCTGTTTAACGATGAAAGAATATTTCTATCATCCGGATAGAATCAAGTATCCCATGAAACGCGTCGGGAAACGCGGTGAAAACAAGTGGCAGCGTATTACCTGGGATGAAGCATATGACACCATCGTGGAGAAGTATCATGAGTGTGTAGAAAAGTGGGGTGTCAATTCGGTTTCGGTTTTTGCCGGCACCGGACGTGAAGCCTGCCGCTACCATACGCCTCTTTGTCTGGGTGTCTTCGGCAGTAAAACGATTGTACATCCCAATAGTGGTTGGTCTTGTCTTGTCCCCCGACAGGCAGTGATGACATGGATTCTCGGCAGTGCTTATGTCGATTTTGACTATGCCGCCGGGTTACCCTTGCGCTACGATGATCCCAATTGGGAACCTCCAAAATATATGCTTATATGGGGACGTGATCCCTTGCGCTGCAACGCGGATGGCATGTGGGGGCATTCTATGGTTGAACTTATGAAGCTGGGTACGAAACTTATTACGGTCGATCCACGTGCTAACTGGTTGGCAACGCGATCAGAGTACCATCTCCAGCTACGCCCCGGCACGGATGCTGCGTTGGCGCTGGCGATCCTTGATGCCGTCATCAAGACAGATAAATATGATAAAGAATTTGTGGAGAAATGGTGTTATGGTTTTGACGAACTGGCCGAAAGGGCAGCACAGCATAGTCCGGAATGGGCAGAAAAGATAACTGGCGTACCGGCCGAAGATATCTATGCAATCGCAGAATGTCTTGTCCAGAAACCTTCCAGCGCATGCGTGGGTTTGGCTATTGACCAAAATCCGAATACGATTCAAATCGGACATGCCCTTTACAGCATTTTTGCGATCACGGGCAATATGGACATCCCTGGAGGCTTGTTTATGGGACAGCCGTCGATTTTCCCCGGCCGTGCCCAGGACAAGAAATCAAGTGAAATACATGAGGAACCGGAAGAAGAATTTGAAGGTATCGGCTATAAGGAATTCCCTGCAATTCCACTGATCGTCAATACCACTCATCCTGACTGCACCCTGGATACCTTGGAAACAGGCAGGCCTTATCCAATCAAGTTTGCCTTTATCCAGAGTTCAAACTTACTCGCTTCCTCTATTGTTGTTCAGCCTTCCAGATGGTATGAGGCCATGCGGAAACTGGAGTTTATTGTAGCATCTGATATTTTCATGAATCCAACGATTGCCGGTTTAGCAGATATTGTCTTGCCAATCTCCACCTCGCTTGAACACGAAGGAATAATTACCCGTACCGGGGCCTCCCAACCCGGACAGTTCAGTGCCATTGTCAAAGTCATGGAGAATTATGGTGAGACAAAGAGTGACCTGGAAATCTGCCTTGATTTGTACCACCGCCTGCATCCGGACAGTGACGATCCGCGCTGGAAGGATACTGACAGTTATCTCAGCAGCGATTTAGCGCGGATCAATGGTGCGAATGTAACTTTTCCGGAGCTAAGAGAACGTGTTTCAGGCCAGTATGAATTGGAATACCGCAAATATGAAAAAGGGCTGCTGCGCCCGGACGGTGAACCCGGATTCAATACGATAACTGGTAAAATTGAATTGTTCAGTACCATGCTGGGGGCACTTGATGAGGACCCGCTTCCGTACTATCAAGAGCCAAAATTCAGTGCAGTTTCTCGGCCGGATATGGCCAAAGATTACCCGATGACCATGACCACAGGGGCAAGGCGTTTTACCTCCTTCCATTCGGAACACCGGCAGATTAAGACATTGCGGGAGATACACCCCTGGCCGACGGTGGAAATCAATTCTAAGACAGCTGAAGCCAAAGGGATTACAGAAGGATCCTGGGTCTATGTGGAAAATCCCTGGGGCAGAGCCAAACTTAATGCGCATTTGACCCCAACTTTAATAGAAGATGTCGTTTCCATGGATCACGGCTGGTGGTATCCGGAAAAAGGTGAGGAAGATATGTTTGATGTTTGGGATTGCAACATAAATAATTTGATTCCGAATAAGGAAAACGGCAAACTTGGTTTTGGTACCCATTTTAAATGCATGCCCTGTACTATTTACAGAGCGGAATAA
- a CDS encoding oxidoreductase codes for MKQYGLMIDNEYCTGCHSCEVACKNEHNLPLGQWGIKVLELGPWKLMDDKHWEYRYIPVPTTYCDLCKDRVAEGQKPSCVFHCLASAMEYGTLEELTAKMVAKGKMASIFIP; via the coding sequence ATGAAGCAATACGGTCTGATGATTGACAACGAATACTGTACCGGCTGCCATAGCTGTGAAGTAGCCTGTAAAAATGAGCATAACCTTCCGTTAGGGCAATGGGGTATTAAGGTCCTGGAACTGGGACCGTGGAAATTGATGGACGATAAACACTGGGAATATCGCTATATTCCAGTTCCGACCACTTATTGTGATCTCTGCAAAGACAGAGTTGCAGAAGGTCAAAAACCTTCCTGCGTGTTCCACTGTCTGGCCAGTGCGATGGAGTATGGTACGCTTGAAGAACTTACCGCTAAGATGGTAGCTAAAGGCAAGATGGCATCCATATTTATACCCTGA
- a CDS encoding uroporphyrinogen decarboxylase family protein: protein MTVPAFDPKELEIVRRIPAMPGKPESPVYNFPVAPREAFKAMYDRKPIWQITGVESTLFTPKVIPDNIARAFVFDGTTVPGVSNKTGGKDMFGIDWEYVAQVGGSMVRPGKPLLEDANEWVDKVVWPDIDTWDWEGSQKANEQYLKTNNFVNCMFMNGWYERLITLMEFEGAIIAVIDEEQKDAVKAFLEKLSDLYIRILDKLLTYFPQIDIFCMHDDWGSQKDTFFSPETAAEMIVPYMRKVTDFIHSRGKKCELHSCGMLEKQVPNIIAAGWDSWNPQVMNDTQKIYEQYGDKILVAVLPDKYDPAITSEEEQRALARAYADKFCRPEKPSLWNMYGADMLTPAFREELYKQSRINYGKG from the coding sequence ATGACTGTACCCGCATTTGACCCGAAAGAGCTGGAAATCGTACGGCGAATTCCAGCAATGCCGGGAAAACCGGAATCTCCGGTATATAATTTCCCGGTAGCTCCAAGAGAAGCTTTTAAAGCAATGTATGATAGAAAGCCGATCTGGCAGATTACCGGGGTTGAGAGCACATTATTTACACCCAAGGTGATCCCGGATAATATTGCGCGGGCGTTTGTGTTTGACGGAACCACTGTTCCCGGAGTCAGTAACAAAACAGGCGGCAAAGATATGTTCGGAATTGATTGGGAGTATGTGGCACAGGTAGGCGGCTCGATGGTACGACCCGGAAAACCGTTACTCGAAGATGCCAATGAATGGGTGGACAAAGTGGTTTGGCCGGATATTGACACCTGGGATTGGGAAGGAAGCCAAAAAGCCAACGAGCAATATTTAAAAACCAATAATTTTGTTAACTGCATGTTTATGAATGGCTGGTATGAACGCTTGATCACCTTGATGGAGTTTGAAGGCGCTATTATTGCCGTGATTGATGAAGAACAAAAGGATGCCGTTAAAGCTTTTTTAGAAAAACTCAGCGATTTATATATCCGTATTTTAGATAAGCTTCTGACCTATTTCCCCCAGATTGATATTTTCTGTATGCATGATGATTGGGGTTCGCAGAAGGATACCTTCTTCTCACCGGAAACAGCTGCGGAAATGATCGTGCCGTATATGCGGAAAGTAACTGATTTTATCCATTCCCGTGGCAAAAAGTGCGAACTTCACAGCTGCGGTATGCTGGAAAAACAGGTTCCGAACATCATCGCGGCAGGCTGGGACTCTTGGAATCCTCAGGTTATGAATGATACACAAAAAATTTATGAACAGTATGGTGATAAAATTCTGGTTGCTGTATTACCAGATAAGTATGATCCTGCGATAACCTCCGAGGAAGAGCAGCGGGCACTGGCCAGAGCTTATGCCGATAAATTCTGCCGGCCAGAAAAACCCTCCCTGTGGAATATGTACGGTGCGGATATGCTAACGCCAGCTTTTAGAGAAGAGCTCTATAAACAATCCAGGATCAACTACGGCAAAGGCTAA
- a CDS encoding methyltetrahydrofolate cobalamin methyltransferase, whose protein sequence is MIIIGEKINGAIPSVAKAIAEKNADFIRNLAKLQTDAGANFIDVCASTDVNIEVETLKWLIDLVQEVTDTPICIDSPNEQAIVAAIPFCKKAGLINSVSGEGNKIDVIFPIIADTKWECVALLNDDSGISKTAEKRLEVFTYIMKRAKEFNIAPSRLHIDPLVEMLCTSEDGINMIVDVMTEIKRQYPAIHITGGCSNVSFNLPARKLVNQAFLVLAMNAGMDSGIIDPTNQDLTGMIFATEALVGQDEYCMEYIGAFREGKFGQKK, encoded by the coding sequence GTGATTATCATTGGCGAAAAAATCAATGGCGCGATTCCTTCTGTCGCCAAAGCCATCGCGGAAAAGAATGCTGACTTTATCCGCAATTTGGCCAAACTCCAAACAGATGCCGGGGCTAACTTTATTGATGTTTGCGCATCAACGGATGTCAATATCGAAGTTGAAACCCTGAAATGGCTGATCGACCTGGTTCAGGAAGTGACCGATACCCCGATCTGTATTGATAGCCCCAATGAACAGGCTATTGTTGCAGCCATTCCGTTTTGCAAAAAGGCTGGACTCATTAACTCCGTCTCTGGCGAAGGCAACAAGATCGACGTTATTTTCCCGATTATTGCCGATACCAAATGGGAATGCGTGGCGCTGCTCAACGATGACAGCGGTATTTCCAAGACGGCTGAAAAACGGCTCGAAGTTTTTACGTACATTATGAAACGCGCGAAGGAATTCAATATTGCGCCATCCCGTCTGCATATCGACCCGCTGGTTGAAATGCTTTGTACATCCGAAGACGGTATCAATATGATCGTCGATGTTATGACAGAAATCAAACGGCAGTATCCTGCCATCCATATCACCGGCGGCTGTAGCAACGTATCCTTCAATCTTCCTGCGCGTAAGCTCGTGAATCAAGCGTTCTTGGTTCTGGCCATGAATGCCGGCATGGACAGCGGTATTATCGACCCGACCAATCAGGATCTGACCGGTATGATCTTCGCTACTGAAGCCCTCGTGGGTCAGGACGAATACTGCATGGAATACATCGGTGCCTTTAGAGAAGGAAAATTCGGACAAAAAAAATAG
- a CDS encoding corrinoid protein — protein MAKINEVKAMVEAGKTKLVAGLVQEALDEGSAAKDILQAMVDSMGVVGDKFSTGEIFVPEMLMAAKAMAKGVDVLKPLMAGDSSNSLGTCIIGTVAGDLHDIGKNLVSMMIESAGFTMVDLGVDVPAARWLEAIKDNQNVTLVACSGLLTTTMPALKEAVETIKGSGLTGFKVIVGGAPVTQEFANEIGADGFAPDAGSAAVKAVELVKA, from the coding sequence ATGGCAAAAATCAATGAAGTTAAAGCAATGGTTGAAGCAGGAAAAACAAAACTCGTTGCAGGTCTGGTTCAGGAAGCCCTTGATGAAGGAAGCGCAGCGAAAGACATTCTCCAAGCCATGGTAGACTCCATGGGTGTCGTCGGAGATAAATTTTCCACGGGTGAAATCTTTGTACCTGAAATGCTGATGGCCGCCAAAGCCATGGCGAAAGGTGTCGATGTTTTGAAGCCGTTAATGGCTGGAGACAGCTCCAATTCATTAGGTACCTGCATTATAGGAACCGTCGCAGGTGACCTGCATGACATCGGTAAAAACCTCGTTTCCATGATGATCGAGAGCGCCGGTTTTACCATGGTTGACCTCGGCGTAGACGTACCGGCGGCTAGATGGCTTGAAGCAATTAAAGATAATCAGAACGTGACCTTAGTTGCCTGTTCCGGACTTTTGACGACAACAATGCCGGCGTTGAAAGAAGCAGTAGAGACCATCAAAGGCAGCGGTCTCACCGGCTTCAAAGTTATTGTTGGCGGCGCGCCTGTCACCCAGGAATTTGCTAACGAGATCGGTGCCGACGGATTTGCCCCGGACGCTGGAAGCGCTGCCGTCAAGGCGGTTGAACTCGTAAAAGCATAA
- a CDS encoding uroporphyrinogen decarboxylase family protein — translation MLTKKQNLLETIRGGNPDRFVNQYEFMELIFEVPSDIKRVRGTKFKDGWGVTRQWPEDQLGAFPLHDDEHKVLKDITQWKKVVNAPAIITSDEEWAPAVAHAKAIDRNEKYAAVIVGPGVFEMTHMLMGMEDALMALYEEPEAMHELIDYITEYELRYAQVIIDRLHPNLLLHHDDWGSQKNSFVSPEMFEEFFVPAYKKIYSFYKANGVELIVHHSDSYAANLIPSMIEIGIDIWQGVMKTNNIPEIIKEYGGKISFMGGLHSGEVDYPTWTPENCAKHVEEVCRNYGKHYFIPCLTSGLPMSSFPGVYDVVTEEIDRMSKELLENI, via the coding sequence GTGCTTACGAAAAAGCAAAACTTATTAGAAACCATCCGGGGTGGGAATCCGGATCGGTTTGTAAATCAATATGAGTTTATGGAGTTAATTTTTGAAGTCCCATCGGATATAAAACGGGTTCGCGGTACAAAGTTTAAAGATGGTTGGGGTGTTACGCGGCAATGGCCCGAAGACCAACTTGGTGCTTTTCCTTTGCATGACGATGAACACAAGGTGTTGAAAGATATAACACAGTGGAAGAAAGTTGTGAATGCTCCGGCAATTATTACGTCTGATGAAGAGTGGGCTCCTGCAGTTGCCCATGCCAAGGCGATTGACCGTAATGAGAAATATGCCGCTGTCATTGTTGGACCGGGCGTATTTGAGATGACCCACATGCTGATGGGTATGGAAGACGCTTTGATGGCTTTGTATGAAGAACCGGAAGCAATGCATGAGCTCATAGACTATATTACAGAATACGAGCTGAGATATGCCCAAGTTATAATCGATCGACTTCATCCCAATTTACTTTTACATCATGACGATTGGGGAAGCCAAAAAAATTCCTTTGTTTCTCCGGAGATGTTTGAAGAGTTTTTTGTGCCTGCGTATAAGAAAATCTACAGTTTCTATAAAGCCAATGGCGTCGAACTCATTGTCCACCACAGCGATTCTTATGCTGCCAATCTGATTCCTTCGATGATCGAAATCGGCATTGACATTTGGCAAGGCGTGATGAAAACGAACAACATCCCAGAAATAATTAAAGAATATGGCGGAAAAATCTCGTTTATGGGCGGGCTTCACAGCGGTGAAGTTGATTACCCTACGTGGACACCTGAAAACTGCGCCAAACATGTGGAAGAGGTTTGCCGTAATTACGGAAAACATTATTTTATCCCGTGTTTAACTTCCGGTTTGCCGATGAGCTCATTCCCAGGCGTATATGACGTTGTTACTGAAGAGATTGACAGAATGAGTAAAGAATTATTAGAAAATATATAG
- a CDS encoding MFS transporter, translating into MSQETSKYKLNWVIMVGVIFAVIYQGAAKSAVPVLGSLRQVFPDASATTVQMLVTLPSLLSMLVSLISGVIVAYVLKKTLIQFGLACFLIGGIIPGFVHSLPALFFSAVLIGIGQGCLICIASSLLAENFEGNARATAMGLRQAAASIGILILTMAAGFLGQIAWYKAYYIYFFVLVIMVIVGFLLPKGKLDDKIVGSGQGLAGLKDVFNPSLVYLSILMFFLAVFSSAFFTNLGMSIMDKGLGGPAQIGIATAWNQFAQIIIGIIYLALVKLFKKYMLVVSTFLVAVGLFVLVNGPNLSYYAIGGLLFGVGCGIQFIATVHFVSETVESSKAAMALAVSMVATGLGVTVSPLIVNPITQMFGEINGTNGLLVAGVAFAIMMVVELIREVFFNKNSKIGMPIKANTESVN; encoded by the coding sequence ATGTCACAAGAAACATCAAAGTATAAATTAAACTGGGTGATCATGGTTGGAGTCATATTTGCCGTCATTTATCAGGGCGCTGCAAAATCGGCTGTTCCCGTTTTGGGAAGTCTCAGGCAAGTTTTTCCTGATGCAAGTGCGACAACAGTTCAAATGCTTGTCACGCTACCCTCGCTTTTGTCCATGCTGGTTTCTCTCATTTCGGGTGTTATTGTTGCGTATGTACTCAAAAAAACGCTTATCCAATTCGGACTCGCTTGTTTTCTGATAGGCGGAATCATACCAGGCTTTGTTCACTCCTTACCTGCTTTATTCTTTTCCGCTGTCCTTATTGGAATCGGACAAGGGTGCCTTATCTGTATCGCTTCATCCCTTTTGGCAGAGAATTTCGAGGGAAATGCTCGCGCTACGGCTATGGGACTTAGACAGGCAGCAGCCAGCATTGGTATCTTAATCCTGACGATGGCCGCTGGCTTTTTGGGGCAAATTGCCTGGTATAAGGCCTATTACATCTATTTCTTCGTACTTGTGATTATGGTCATTGTTGGGTTCCTATTACCGAAAGGTAAACTTGATGATAAAATAGTCGGGAGTGGCCAGGGGTTAGCTGGATTAAAAGACGTATTTAATCCCTCTTTGGTTTACTTATCGATCCTGATGTTTTTCCTCGCGGTTTTCAGCTCAGCATTTTTCACCAATCTTGGTATGTCTATCATGGACAAAGGTCTCGGCGGCCCTGCCCAAATTGGTATTGCCACGGCATGGAATCAATTTGCTCAGATTATTATTGGAATTATCTACCTCGCCTTGGTTAAGCTATTTAAAAAATATATGCTGGTTGTATCAACATTTCTTGTGGCCGTCGGATTATTTGTTTTAGTCAATGGACCAAATCTTTCGTATTATGCTATCGGTGGGCTCCTCTTCGGTGTTGGATGCGGTATTCAGTTTATTGCAACGGTCCATTTTGTTTCTGAGACAGTCGAGTCTTCGAAAGCTGCAATGGCACTTGCAGTATCCATGGTTGCAACCGGTTTAGGGGTTACCGTATCACCGCTTATTGTTAATCCGATTACACAGATGTTCGGAGAAATCAATGGTACAAATGGGTTGCTGGTTGCAGGTGTCGCTTTTGCAATCATGATGGTAGTGGAATTGATCCGCGAAGTGTTCTTTAACAAGAATTCGAAGATCGGTATGCCAATTAAGGCTAATACAGAAAGCGTCAACTAA